The region TAACCGAGGTGTTCAAGCTCCCGAAGGAGAGGCTGTACGTTTCTGTATACAAGGAGGACGAAGAGGCCTTTAGAATCTGGCGGGACGTTGTGGGGGTTCCCCAAGAGCGCATATACAGGCTGGGGGAGAAGGACAACTTCTGGGCGATGGGCGACACCGGACCGTGCGGCCCCTGCAGTGAAATCTACTACGACAGGGGTGAGGAGTTTGCCTGCGGCCCGAACTGCGGGATAGGTAGCTGCGACTGCGACAGGTACCTTGAGATATGGAACCTGGTGTTTATGCAGTTTGAGAGGGATGAAAGCGGGAAGCTCCGCCCGCTGGAGAAGCCCTCGATAGATACGGGTATGGGGCTTGAGAGAATAGCCTCCGTTTTACAGGGAGTTCCCAGCAACTACGAGACCGACCTTCTGTTCCCACTTGTTAAGTGGGCTTCGAAGCTCAGCGGAGTTCCCTACGGCAGAAGCGAAAAGAGCGACACCTCCATGAGGGTTATAGCCGACCACCTGAGGGCCATGACCTTCCTGATATCCGACGGAGTTCTTCCGGCAAACGAGGGAAGGGGATACGTTCTCAGGAGGATTATAAGGAGGGCTTCCCGCCACGGTAGGCTCTTGGGAATAAAGGGCCCCTTCCTTTACAGCGGCGTTAAAGAAGTTGTAAAGATAATGGGCAAAGCCTACCCGGAGCTTGAGCTCAGCAGGGAGCTCGTAGAGCGGGTGGTAAGGAGGGAAGAGGAGAGGTTCTCGAGAACCCTGGAGAGGGGACTCCAGATATTCCAGGAGATTATAGACGAGCTGAAGTCTAGGAGTGAGAAGGTAATCCCCGGCAGTGAAGTGTTTAAGCTCTACGACACTTTCGGCTTCCCGATAGACCTGGTTCTTGAAGTTGCAAACGACGAGGGGCTACGGGTAGACCTTGAAGGGTTTGAGAAGCTCCTCAAGGAGCAGAGGGAGCGGGCGAGAAAGGCGTGGAAGGGGGGAGCCCAAAAGGTTGTATCCCCTGAGCTTCAGCGCCTTTCGCTGGAACACCCCACCCTCTTCACAGGGTACGAACACCTTGAAGAGTACGCAAAGGTGGTGGGGATACTAAAAGGGGAAGAGCTTGTAGAGTCGATAAGCGAAGGGGAAGAGGCAACAGTAATTCTCGACAGAACCCCCTTCTACCCCGAAAAGGGCGGACAGGTTGGAGATACGGGGACCCTCGAGGGGACAGACTCCCTGTGTAAAGTTACAGACACCCAGAACATCACAGAGAAGCTCATAGGCCACAAAGTAAAAGTCCTAAGGGGAAAGCTCTCCGTAGGGGACTACGTTGAAGCCCGCGTAGATGAAGAGCGCAGGAGGGCAATCACAAGGGCCCACACGGCAACCCACCTGCTCCATAAAGCGCTGAAGGAGGTTCTCGGAAACCACGTTAAGCAGGCGGGCTCTCTGGTTCTCCCCGACAGGCTAAGGTTCGACTTTACCCACTTTGAAGCTCCAACAAAGGAGGAGCTTCGGGCCGTAGAAGAGCTCGTAAACCGTTGGATAACCGAAAACTACCCGGTGAAAATAGAAGAGATGCCCTACGACGAAGCCCTGGAGAGGGGAGCAATCGCCCTCTTCGGCGAGAAGTACGGCAGCGTTGTAAGGGTTGTAGACGTAGGCGGGGTAAGCGTTGAGCTCTGCGGGGGAACCCACGTTAAAAGGAGCGGAGACATTGGCTTTTTCAAACTCACCTCGGAATCGTCTATCTCGTCGGGGACCCGCAGAGTGGAAGCGGTTGTAGGCCCGGAGGCCCTGAAGTGGGTATGGGAGAAAGAGAAGCTCATCGAAGAGCTCAAAGGCGCCCTGCAGTCGCCCGAAGAGCAGCTGACGGCAAAAGTCGAAAGGCTGAAAGAGGAACTTAAAGAGAAAGAGCGAGAGCTTGAGCAGCTGAAGAGGAAACTGGCCTCCGGGAAACTGGACGAGCTCCTCAAGAACGCAAAAGAGGCAAACGGCTTTAAGGTGATAACGGCCAAAGTAGACGGCCTTGCCGGAAGAGAGCTGGTAGACCTTGCAGACGCCCTGCGGAACAAGGCCAAAAGCGCTGCGGTAATGCTTGTAGGGGTTAAAGGGGGCAAGGCGAACCTGGTAATAGCCCTTACAAAAGACCTGACGAACCGCTTTAAAGCAGGCGAGCTCATAAGGGAAGTGGCTCCCATCCTGCAGGGCAAAGGCGGGGGCAGACCGGATCTTGCCCAAGGGGGAGTTAAAGACCTTTCAAGGCTTCAGGAAGCCTTCGACAAGTTCTACTCACTCCTAACAGAGTAAACCCGGGGGAGCGGAAGCTCCCCTTCTCCCTTCCTTAACAAAACCACTCCATTTTTATATTCAAATGGATGGATAAACTTTTCTTTATATTCCTACTCTGGTAAAATAATGAAACCTGCATTGTAAACGTTTTGTAAATTTTCGGAGGGAAACCATGGGAAGGAAGTGGCGCAAGAGCAGGTTGAGCCTGACAACCGGCTTTATACTCTCTGCCGTGCTGGCATCTCAGGCCTCTGCTCAACACCCGGCTGTAAAGCTTATCGACGTTAACGGAACAACCGAGAAGCAGATTCTCGACCAGAACCTCGCAAACAACGAAACCATTACAGTCCAAGGCTTCGATGGCAACGTTACTCTCGTAAAGGGAACCCCCATAAGCTTTGAAAAGTCCTGTGCCCAGTGTCACGAGAACATAATCACCGACATAAGGGCCTCCCACCACGGCGCCGTGGGGCTCCACGACATGGGCTGGATGGACAACATGGAGACCCACGGAGACGACACGGGAGCAAAGGACTTCGTTACAAACCAAGTCCTGAAAATGCGCTACTTCAGGACTAAGTCCCACTACGGAGGCTGGTGACCCCCCTCCTACCGCCAGTTGGCGGCAAAGAACCCCCTTACAGACCCTGCCGTTCCCGACGGTGCCGTAGACGGCATCAACCCGGCAGACGAGGCCTCCTACAAGGGCTTCAACTTCGATATGGGTACAATGAACCACAACATAACCTGTAACTCCTGTCACGCAGGAGGAGGGGCGGCCCAGTTCGGAAGGGAGAAGAAACCCCTCGACGAGGTTCTAAGGGAGAGAATAGGGGACACCGAGTTTGAAAAACTCAAAACCTTAGGCTGGTTCATCCACGACGAGAACCTCATAGCAAAAACGGGAATAGACGGCGACCTGCTCGGGTACTCCGACTACGAAGTTGGAGCAGGTTACCTCGGGAAGCCGGGAGTGTTTAACTTTGCACGCTCCGGCGTTAACGACACCGACTGCTTCATGTGTCACGCCGACGCCAGCCAAACCGATAAGATGATAAAGTCTAAGGTGGGTGGCACAGAGGTCTACCCGATAATGCCCGCAAACCCGCGGGTCATGGTGTTTAAGGGCCTCACCGCCGACAACGAAACAATTGTGATATCCCTGGGAATCCCTCCGAAGAAGGGAGAGGTTATCGGCGGTAAAGTTGTAGACCACGTAGACTCCGCCTACTATAACTCCGTTCCCGTTCAGGTACTTGCGGCCGTTTACAACGTTAGCGACCCCAAAACCTTCATAGGCAACATCGTAAACGGAACCGACCAGCACTTCTACCTCTACCCCAACAACGCAAACGGTGCCACGAGGGAAGTTGCAAGGGTCGTCTACTTTGAGCACCCCGAGTCCACAAAGGCCGCAGACGGCGGAGAGGTTTACGTTAACGGCGGTGCTGTAACGTTTAAGGACGACAACGGCCAGGTTGTATACAGAACCTTCGCAGGTTACTTCTTCAAGTACATCTCTACCGCCTCCCTGATGGGAGTAGACACCAACCAGAACGGCGTTCCCCTGGCCTATGTAAGGTTCGTAAAGGACGAAAACGGCATTTGGAAGGCAGAGGTTTACTACGACAAAGACGAGTTTGACTCCAAGGGAGAGGTAGACCTCCCCGTTCTCGAAAACAGGGTCGGCGACAAAGACACACCGCCGACGGAGGTTCCGCCCGACTCCTACACCTACTCGGTGCCCGAAAAGCTCGGAGATGCAAACGAGCCCTTCCCCGAGATGACAAAGCCCGCAGAGAACAGGAACAGGGAGTGGGGCCTGGTATGTTCCTACTGTCACATGGCCATACCCTATAAGAGCGGTAAAACCTTAGACGCAAACGGAAACACCGTAGAGACCTACACCTGGGTAACAAGGAAGGGAACCCTCGGACTTGCGGCCGAAATCGTTAAGAGGGGAGACGTCTTCTCCTACGACCTTCACAGGGGAGGCGAAGAGGAGGGCAACCTCCAGCCCGACGCCTTCACAAACGTAGACTTCACAAACGCAACGGCAATGCACGAAGCTCTCCTGAAAATGGAGAGCGCCAAGTCGGTAGTCTCCATACCCGACCCCGAAGGGGAGGACATCCCCATAGGCTACGACGTCCACTTCGACAGCAAAGAGGCCGGACTTACCTGTCTGTCCTGTCACGGAGAGGGAACCCTCTCCCCCGAGGAGAAGGAGTACCACCCGATACACCACGACTTCCTGAAAGGAAACGACTGGGGCGGACACTGGGACCAGTCCCTCGACTACAACCCGTCCCTTAAGACGTGTCTGGACTGCCACTTCGGCGGTTCAAGGCAGCTTGCAGCAGACGTCCACAGCGAGGTATTCGGCCCTTCAGGAAACGCGGCAGTCCATATGGAGAAGGTCTCCTGTGAGGTCTGCCACATTCCGTACAAGACCCACTGGACCTTCAGGACCTTCTACGACGTTGTAGGCTACTCCTACAACTTCGACAACAGGATGCTCGCCTACGACCTTGCAAACGGAACGGTGAAGAAGCTGCCTGTAGAGATGTTCACACCCGGTTTCGGCCCGTTCATGCCCATTGCAGGCTACGGCGCTCCCCAGCCGTTCTGCATCACCAAGACGAGCGACGGCAAAGACACGGTAGTCCCCATCTACCAGGCAGACTTCGACCCCCGTCAGGCAGCCCTGAGGCTGGAGCAGAACGTATTCGGCATATGGAAGGTGCCCAAAGAGTCGTTCCCGTGGGGATGGGCAACC is a window of Thermovibrio ammonificans HB-1 DNA encoding:
- the alaS gene encoding alanine--tRNA ligase is translated as MEWSADRIRETFLKFFEEKGHARVKSSPLVPKNDPTLLFTNAGMVQFKDYFLGKEEPPFKRATSCQKCMRAGGKHNDLENVGRTGRHHTFFEMLGNFSFGDYFKEEAIKFAWELVTEVFKLPKERLYVSVYKEDEEAFRIWRDVVGVPQERIYRLGEKDNFWAMGDTGPCGPCSEIYYDRGEEFACGPNCGIGSCDCDRYLEIWNLVFMQFERDESGKLRPLEKPSIDTGMGLERIASVLQGVPSNYETDLLFPLVKWASKLSGVPYGRSEKSDTSMRVIADHLRAMTFLISDGVLPANEGRGYVLRRIIRRASRHGRLLGIKGPFLYSGVKEVVKIMGKAYPELELSRELVERVVRREEERFSRTLERGLQIFQEIIDELKSRSEKVIPGSEVFKLYDTFGFPIDLVLEVANDEGLRVDLEGFEKLLKEQRERARKAWKGGAQKVVSPELQRLSLEHPTLFTGYEHLEEYAKVVGILKGEELVESISEGEEATVILDRTPFYPEKGGQVGDTGTLEGTDSLCKVTDTQNITEKLIGHKVKVLRGKLSVGDYVEARVDEERRRAITRAHTATHLLHKALKEVLGNHVKQAGSLVLPDRLRFDFTHFEAPTKEELRAVEELVNRWITENYPVKIEEMPYDEALERGAIALFGEKYGSVVRVVDVGGVSVELCGGTHVKRSGDIGFFKLTSESSISSGTRRVEAVVGPEALKWVWEKEKLIEELKGALQSPEEQLTAKVERLKEELKEKERELEQLKRKLASGKLDELLKNAKEANGFKVITAKVDGLAGRELVDLADALRNKAKSAAVMLVGVKGGKANLVIALTKDLTNRFKAGELIREVAPILQGKGGGRPDLAQGGVKDLSRLQEAFDKFYSLLTE